CGCCGGCGTCGTCGCGGCGGCGCCCGACCTCGACCGGCTCGTGACTCGCCCGGAAGACTTCCACCGGCTGCCCACGACGGACCCCGCGGAGTTGCTGGCGCTGGCGAACGTGCTGACGCCTAACGGGCCGCGTCCCGTCGGGCCGGTGGACGTGCTGCCGATCGCGTTCGTGAGCAACCCGAAGCCGACCTACCCGATGTTCCTCGCGCAGTCGGGCGTCGGGGGGCGCGTGCTCGTCGAGTTCACGATCGACAGCGCCGGCGTCGTGGACCTCGCGTCGCTGCAGGTGGTGCGGAGCACGAACGACATGTTCACGCAGGCGGTGCGCGCCGTGCTGCCGCAGCTCCGCTTCCTCCCCGCGCAGATCTCGCAGCACGCGGTGGGCGTGCGCGTGCGGCAGCCGTTCGAGTTCCGCATCGGATCGCGGAACTGACGCGGGCGAACGCGGTCCGAGGTTGACGACCGCGCGACGCGGCCGTATATGTATGATACATACATATCGGAGTCGCGATGCTCACCGACGCGCTGAAGAAGGGGAGCACGGAGTTCCTCATCCTGTCGCTGCTCGCGGCCGAGCCGCGGCACGGCTACGAGCTGCAGAAGCTCATCGAGTCGCGGTCGCGCGGCGTGCTCACGTTCAACGTCGCGTCGCTCTACCCGCTGCTCTACAAGATGGAGGACCGCGGCTGGATCGTCGGCCGCTGGGTGGAGAAGGCCGGCGAACGCCGCAAGCGCTACTACCGCCTCACCGCCGCCGGCCGCGACGCGCTCGAGGCGCAGCGCGTGAGCTGGCGCGAGTTCGTCGAGGCGATCGAGAGCGTCGCGGGGGTAGGCTATGCGTGACGCGCGCGAGATCGACTGGCATCGCGAGGTGCGCGCGCGGCTGCGCGCGACGCGGCTGCATCCACAGGACGAGGCCCAGGTCGTCGACGAGATCGCCGAGCACCTCGCGGCGCAGTACGCCGAGCTGGCGCCGGCGATCGGACCGGGGGCCGCGCGCGAGCGGCTGCTCGCCGAACTGCGCGAGCCCGGGCTCGACGACGCGGCCGCCGCGCGCCGCCGCCGCGCCCGTCCCGCGCCGACGCGCGTGTGGGGCGCCGGCTCGCTCTGGCGCGACGTGCGCTACGGCATGCGCTCGCTGCGCCGCAGCCCCGGGATGGTGGCCGCCGGCGCCGCGGCGCTCGCGTTAGGCATCGGCCTCACGGCGACGGTGTTCAGCATCCTGTACGGGCTCCTGCTCAAGGGGCTCCCGTTCGACGACGCGCCCCGCATCGCGATCGTGCGCTACGTCGACCCACGCAACGGCTCCGACGACCTCCCGATCCCGTTCGGCGATTTCGTGCGCTACCGCGCGGGACAGCGCTCGTTCGAGACGCTCGGCGCGTACGGCGCCGAGATGGCCACGGTCAC
The window above is part of the Gemmatirosa kalamazoonensis genome. Proteins encoded here:
- a CDS encoding PadR family transcriptional regulator produces the protein MLTDALKKGSTEFLILSLLAAEPRHGYELQKLIESRSRGVLTFNVASLYPLLYKMEDRGWIVGRWVEKAGERRKRYYRLTAAGRDALEAQRVSWREFVEAIESVAGVGYA